From the Thermococcus sp. M39 genome, one window contains:
- a CDS encoding DNA-binding protein, translating into MAEDIEEIRKRKLMELQRRLAEQQKAQEEAARQQVEVEAQIQAILRRILTPEARERLARVKLVRPELAQQVELILVQLYQAGQIREKIDDAKLKKILAQIDARTRREFRIKW; encoded by the coding sequence ATGGCTGAGGACATTGAAGAGATTAGAAAAAGAAAGCTCATGGAATTACAAAGAAGGCTTGCTGAGCAGCAAAAAGCCCAAGAGGAAGCTGCCAGACAGCAAGTAGAAGTTGAAGCACAGATACAGGCAATTCTTAGGAGGATACTAACTCCAGAGGCTAGAGAAAGGCTTGCTAGAGTTAAGCTTGTTAGACCAGAACTTGCTCAACAAGTTGAGCTTATATTAGTCCAGCTTTACCAAGCAGGACAAATTAGAGAAAAAATTGACGATGCAAAGCTCAAAAAGATTTTAGCTCAGATTGATGCGAGGACGAGGAGAGAATTTAGGATTAAGTGGTAG
- a CDS encoding transcription initiation factor IIB yields the protein MEKRKVCPVCGSTEFIYDPEHGEIVCAKCGFVIEENIVDMGPEWRAFDASQREKRSRTGAPESILLHDKGLSTDIGSDRNVTGLMREKMYRLRKWQSRLRVSDAAERNLAFALSELDRIASQLKLPKHVEEEAARLYREAVRRGLIRGRSIESVIAACVYAACRLLKIPRTLDEIADIARVDKKEIGRSFRFIARNLNLTPKKLFVKPTDYVNKFADELGLSEKVRRRAIELLEEAYNRGLTSGKSPAGLVAAALYIASLLEGEKRTQREVAEVARVTEVTVRNRYKELVEKLGLKITI from the coding sequence GTGGAAAAGCGTAAAGTCTGCCCAGTTTGTGGCTCAACCGAATTCATTTATGATCCCGAGCACGGAGAAATTGTCTGCGCAAAATGTGGATTCGTCATAGAGGAGAATATAGTTGATATGGGGCCGGAATGGAGAGCGTTCGACGCTTCTCAGAGAGAGAAACGTTCTAGAACTGGTGCACCTGAGAGCATTCTTCTTCATGACAAGGGTCTTTCAACTGACATTGGAAGCGACAGGAACGTTACTGGTTTGATGAGAGAGAAGATGTATCGTCTGAGAAAGTGGCAGAGCAGATTAAGAGTTAGCGATGCAGCCGAGCGTAACTTGGCTTTCGCCCTTAGCGAGCTTGATAGAATTGCTTCCCAGCTTAAGCTTCCAAAGCACGTTGAGGAAGAGGCTGCGAGGCTTTACAGAGAGGCCGTGAGAAGAGGGCTTATTAGAGGAAGATCAATTGAGAGCGTTATTGCTGCATGTGTTTACGCTGCTTGTAGGCTCTTAAAAATACCGAGAACCCTCGATGAAATCGCTGATATTGCGAGAGTTGACAAGAAAGAAATCGGTAGGAGCTTTAGATTCATCGCAAGAAATCTTAACTTAACTCCAAAGAAGCTCTTTGTCAAGCCAACTGATTATGTCAACAAGTTCGCTGACGAGCTCGGCTTGAGCGAAAAAGTCAGAAGGAGGGCAATTGAGCTCCTAGAAGAAGCTTACAACAGAGGACTGACAAGCGGTAAGAGTCCTGCTGGACTTGTTGCAGCTGCCCTTTACATCGCCTCACTGCTTGAGGGCGAAAAGAGAACTCAAAGAGAGGTAGCTGAGGTTGCGAGGGTTACTGAAGTGACTGTCAGAAACAGATACAAGGAATTAGTGGAGAAGCTTGGGCTGAAGATAACAATTTGA
- the fen gene encoding flap endonuclease-1 — MGVQIGELIPRREIEIENLNGRKIAIDALNAIYQFLSIIRQRDGTPLMDSKGRITSHLSGLFYRTINLMEVGIKPAYVFDGKPPEFKKKELEKRAEAREEAEEKWQEALARGDLEEAKKYAQRASRVNEQLIEDAKKLLDLMGIPWVQAPSEGEAQAAYMASKGKVWASASQDYDSLLFGAPRLVRNLTITGRRKLPGKDVYVEVKPELIVLEEVLKELKIDREKLIELAILVGTDYNPGGIKGIGPKKALEIVRYSKDPLKKYQKMSDVDLYAIKEFFLNPPVTDDYKLVWKMPDEEGILKFLCDEHDFSEERVKNGLERLKKAMKAGKQSTLESWFMRKK; from the coding sequence ATGGGAGTTCAGATAGGCGAGCTCATTCCAAGGAGGGAAATTGAGATTGAAAACCTAAACGGAAGGAAAATAGCTATTGATGCTCTGAATGCAATTTACCAGTTCCTCTCTATCATCAGACAAAGAGATGGAACACCCCTCATGGACTCTAAGGGAAGAATAACTTCACACCTCTCTGGGCTGTTCTACAGAACGATAAATCTCATGGAAGTGGGAATAAAACCAGCTTATGTGTTTGATGGAAAGCCACCAGAATTCAAGAAGAAGGAGCTTGAAAAAAGAGCAGAAGCGAGGGAAGAAGCTGAGGAAAAGTGGCAAGAGGCTTTGGCAAGAGGTGATTTGGAGGAGGCAAAGAAATACGCTCAGAGAGCTTCAAGGGTGAATGAGCAGCTGATTGAAGATGCCAAAAAGCTGTTAGACCTTATGGGCATTCCATGGGTGCAGGCTCCAAGTGAAGGTGAAGCTCAAGCGGCTTATATGGCGTCAAAGGGTAAAGTCTGGGCTTCAGCTTCTCAGGATTACGACTCACTTTTGTTTGGAGCACCAAGGCTTGTTAGGAATTTGACGATAACAGGCAGAAGAAAGCTTCCTGGGAAAGACGTTTATGTTGAAGTGAAGCCAGAGCTAATTGTTTTGGAGGAAGTTTTAAAAGAACTGAAGATTGACAGGGAAAAGCTCATAGAACTGGCTATTCTGGTTGGAACCGATTATAATCCGGGAGGGATCAAAGGAATTGGTCCAAAGAAAGCTTTGGAGATAGTCAGATACTCAAAAGATCCGCTGAAAAAGTATCAGAAGATGAGCGACGTTGATTTATATGCAATCAAGGAGTTCTTCCTAAATCCACCTGTCACGGATGATTACAAGCTTGTCTGGAAGATGCCAGATGAGGAAGGCATTTTAAAGTTCCTCTGTGATGAGCACGACTTCAGTGAAGAGAGGGTAAAGAATGGCCTAGAAAGGCTGAAGAAAGCAATGAAGGCTGGAAAGCAGTCAACTTTGGAGAGCTGGTTCATGAGGAAGAAGTGA
- a CDS encoding phosphate-starvation-inducible PsiE family protein — MAKMEEEKVAQYTQVHKAFRKTLEICFDMVVMVSLFFILYLTMYSIYLNFKLTYKVAEPKLLIANVLVTIILIETYRILIIYLRQHRVSLTHILEVGIVALIQKLVVASDFKELDALKLFAIAGLIFVLGYLYIKIGEE; from the coding sequence ATGGCAAAGATGGAAGAAGAGAAAGTCGCCCAATATACGCAGGTTCATAAAGCCTTCAGAAAGACCCTTGAGATATGCTTTGATATGGTAGTTATGGTATCCTTGTTCTTTATACTCTATCTCACAATGTACTCCATTTATTTGAACTTCAAGCTCACATACAAAGTTGCTGAGCCTAAACTATTGATTGCAAATGTCCTTGTTACGATAATTCTCATAGAGACTTATAGAATTCTGATAATCTACTTAAGGCAGCACCGTGTTAGCCTGACCCACATATTAGAAGTTGGAATAGTAGCTCTCATTCAAAAGCTTGTTGTTGCTTCTGATTTCAAAGAATTGGATGCCCTAAAGCTCTTTGCAATCGCAGGTCTTATATTCGTGTTGGGCTACTTATACATTAAGATAGGTGAGGAGTGA
- a CDS encoding C39 family peptidase, protein MRWKLLGVLLLSLLVLSSFGSATVPSNEVSPALAEKAAKTYVNWIATNIPDFEEWKGATLGKPITYYFPNGEKSAYEFAVFKNGKNVGFILISARRDMPPVLEFSKAKPPSWNLGKVKELAEKKGYTTGKLLYYGALTYSVDIGNGKAIGLKDLKVRKYPMNVKLKFNKEKAKREWEEIANTMSTTDTKEVVLLATWVSNEIEGVPLWTSTDDGNTNVQYPNNVGPDPDPWDEWDGCSPISASMVIAYYEPQLQDDREAIIDILHHTMRTSDSGGTVPDNIVSGINDFFVEYYNLYGDLIVDDPLDHYFRAEIYWQFPNFGDYEFTMYDIIEEVDSNHPFLLGIHTSSSEPGHTVTGVGYAGGAGYFYIKVHDPNGFVDYILYGNWEYADLVKIRAYEV, encoded by the coding sequence ATGAGGTGGAAGTTGCTTGGTGTTTTGTTACTAAGCTTGCTGGTTTTGAGTTCTTTTGGAAGCGCCACAGTGCCAAGTAATGAAGTCTCTCCAGCACTTGCTGAAAAAGCTGCCAAAACCTACGTGAATTGGATTGCTACTAACATCCCTGACTTTGAAGAGTGGAAGGGTGCAACTCTTGGAAAACCCATCACTTACTACTTCCCCAATGGTGAGAAAAGTGCTTATGAATTTGCAGTTTTCAAGAACGGTAAAAATGTTGGATTTATCCTCATCTCGGCAAGAAGAGACATGCCCCCAGTTTTGGAGTTCAGCAAGGCAAAACCACCAAGCTGGAATTTAGGAAAAGTTAAAGAACTCGCAGAAAAGAAAGGCTACACGACAGGAAAACTACTCTATTACGGAGCACTAACCTACAGCGTTGATATTGGAAACGGAAAAGCAATAGGCTTAAAAGACCTCAAAGTTAGGAAATACCCAATGAACGTGAAGCTGAAATTCAACAAAGAAAAAGCAAAAAGAGAATGGGAAGAAATTGCAAATACCATGAGTACCACAGATACAAAGGAAGTAGTGCTTCTGGCTACGTGGGTGTCGAATGAGATTGAAGGAGTGCCCTTATGGACATCTACTGATGATGGAAATACTAACGTCCAATATCCAAATAATGTAGGTCCGGACCCTGATCCATGGGATGAATGGGATGGTTGCTCACCAATATCTGCTTCAATGGTCATTGCGTATTATGAACCACAACTACAGGATGATAGGGAGGCAATAATTGATATTCTACACCATACAATGAGAACGAGTGATAGTGGTGGTACTGTGCCCGACAATATCGTTTCGGGAATAAATGACTTTTTTGTCGAATATTACAATTTATACGGTGACCTAATAGTTGATGATCCTTTAGACCATTACTTTAGAGCTGAGATATATTGGCAATTTCCAAACTTCGGCGACTATGAGTTTACAATGTACGATATAATTGAAGAGGTTGACAGTAATCATCCATTCTTGTTAGGCATACACACCTCAAGCTCAGAACCGGGACATACTGTAACGGGAGTAGGATATGCAGGAGGAGCAGGTTATTTTTACATAAAAGTTCATGATCCGAATGGTTTTGTCGACTACATCTTGTATGGCAATTGGGAATACGCTGATTTAGTTAAGATTAGGGCATATGAGGTGTAA